Proteins co-encoded in one Sulfuricaulis limicola genomic window:
- a CDS encoding TIGR02449 family protein, whose protein sequence is MASDDSRLDSTDLKILESRIDELIETCRRLKNENQALKSDQDSLSEQHARLMEKTRHARARIETMIDRLKALERS, encoded by the coding sequence ATGGCAAGCGATGATTCCCGTCTGGACAGCACGGACCTCAAGATTCTCGAGAGCCGCATCGACGAACTCATCGAGACCTGCCGGCGCCTGAAAAACGAAAACCAGGCGCTCAAGTCGGACCAGGACAGTCTCAGCGAGCAGCACGCGCGCCTGATGGAAAAAACCCGTCACGCCCGCGCACGCATCGAAACCATGATCGACCGCCTCAAGGCGCTGGAGCGCAGCTGA
- a CDS encoding cell division protein ZapA — translation MKENRDGVTVTILGKEFMVACPEDERAALVAAAGYLDKKMREIQSTGKVIGTERTAVMAALNIAHELLDLRQRGGMAVDTVQKIKFLQTKIDAALRWDAQTRQ, via the coding sequence GTGAAGGAAAACCGCGACGGCGTGACCGTCACCATCCTCGGCAAGGAATTCATGGTGGCCTGTCCCGAGGACGAACGCGCGGCGCTGGTCGCCGCCGCCGGCTATCTCGACAAGAAAATGCGCGAGATCCAGTCCACCGGCAAGGTCATCGGCACCGAGCGTACCGCCGTCATGGCGGCGCTCAATATCGCGCACGAACTTCTCGATCTGCGCCAGCGTGGCGGCATGGCCGTTGATACAGTGCAGAAAATCAAATTCCTCCAGACCAAGATCGACGCCGCCCTGCGCTGGGATGCACAAACCCGCCAATAG
- a CDS encoding 5-formyltetrahydrofolate cyclo-ligase: MPTDKSDLRQKLRARRRALSADEQHQAARRLAVNLAGTRLFLTSRRVACYLPNDGEIDTGPVIEHIRHLRKTCYLPVLSRLSHDRLWFAEAGPKTKLTPNRFGIPEPVVKSRDLVRAQELDLILMPLVGFDDQGNRLGMGGGFYDRSLEFLRHRNHWRKPHLLGIAYDFQRVNGLTADPWDVPLQGVITDQAVYLY, translated from the coding sequence GTGCCCACAGACAAATCCGACCTGCGCCAGAAACTGCGCGCCCGCCGCCGCGCCCTGTCCGCCGATGAGCAGCACCAGGCCGCCCGCCGTCTCGCGGTGAACCTGGCCGGCACGCGCCTGTTTCTCACCAGCCGTCGCGTCGCCTGCTATCTGCCGAACGACGGCGAGATCGACACCGGACCGGTGATCGAGCACATCCGTCACCTGCGCAAGACCTGCTACCTGCCGGTGCTGTCGCGCCTGTCGCACGACCGCCTGTGGTTTGCCGAGGCCGGGCCCAAAACGAAGCTGACTCCCAACCGCTTCGGCATCCCCGAACCGGTGGTGAAATCGCGCGATCTGGTGCGCGCGCAGGAACTCGACCTGATCCTCATGCCCCTGGTCGGCTTCGACGACCAGGGCAACCGGCTGGGCATGGGCGGCGGCTTTTACGACCGCAGCCTGGAATTCCTGCGCCACCGGAACCATTGGCGCAAGCCACATTTGCTCGGAATCGCGTATGATTTCCAGCGCGTCAACGGATTGACGGCCGATCCCTGGGACGTCCCGTTGCAAGGCGTCATCACGGACCAGGCGGTCTATCTTTATTAG